TGATGAACAACTGCGCCCTTAATCCAAAAAAATGCCTGCCAAATAATATCACGAGAGAGCCTCGCTTGTTGAACTGCTCCTCGAACTTTGAAAGCCTTTCAGGCGGAAGTATCCTGTGAAACCTTTTATGGGTGACGATCATACGGCCGTATTTTTTTCCGACGGAATAAAGAAAAAAGTCTGCCAGCAGGAGTCCCGCATAAACAACGATGACGGCATGGACCGGTTTTACAACTCCCTGTGAGATCAGAAAGCCGCACAGGATAAGCGTCGCGTCTTCAGGAAACGGCAGTCCGATGCCTCCCAGTATCAGGAGGGTGAACAGTCCAGCATACGGAAAATGTTCTACGAGCGCTGAAACAACTTCAACCTTCGACGCCATCACTTCATCTCCTGCAATATGTTCTCTGCAATGGCTTGGGTATTGCCTCCGAAATGATGGCCACCTCTTATCTGTATTATTTTTGCAAGGCCCTCTTTCATCTCCCTGCAGATGGAATCCTTTTCATCTTCACCGAGGAAACAGAGGACCTTAACTTTTCTTTCTCCAAGCTTTTCCACTTCAGGGAGCACGGGCAAAGAGGAACTGGATGGAGCGCCACCGAGCCAGTCGGCAAGGTGGAACTCAAAGTCCACTGCATGTCCCGGCCCGAGCAGGACAGCCATCCGCACGCGGCCGGCAATTTCAGGGGACATCCTGCTGAGGATAAACGGTAGGACACCCGCACCGAGGGAGTAGCCGATGAGAACAGCAGAGTCTTTTTCCCATGCAGTGAGGTAATGCCTGATCACCCTTCCCATGTCCCGCGCAGCAATCTCAGGCGTGCGGCGGGCCCAGAAATACTGGAGCGAGTTAAACCCGACCACGGATACACCGTTATCCGCGAGCAGCTCCCCGATCTCCCGGTCAATGCTGGCCCAGCCTCCGTCTCCTGTAATGATGAACGCCATGGTGTCCCTGCTGTCCTCTTTTGCGCGGACCTCAATTAGAGGCAGGTCTTTCACTTCTTCCTCCTTTGCCTCCGGCGCAGTCCCGTGTTTTGTCACCAGACCGGAGAATGCCTTTCTGAACTGCGGCATCCAGTTGCGCGGCACGGAATATCCGTGTCCCACCCTCGGCAGGAGAACGATCTCTCCGTTTTTGACCTGTCGTACATACTCCTCTGTATCTTTTACAAAACACACCTGGTCGATCTCTCCCTGAAAAGCTATCCATTTCTGTAAAAGATTTTTCGACGGCAGGAAACTGTATCCTTTCCCATGCGGCCCCTGTTTCCACTCAAGGCCATTGCCTTTGCACATGGGTTTTGTCAGCGGCAGGTCCGGACAGAACCCAAGGCTTATTGCCCCGCTAAAAGTATTCGGTGGGGCCTGAACGAGTATGGCATATACAAGTGTCGCGCCTGATGAATACCCGATCAGCAGGGGCTGGATATACCGGGGGAAATCAAGCTTCTTCTGAACGAATTTGCTCAACGCCTCAAAATCCGCGGCGGGATATGAACATTTTTCTGAAGAGGCCTCCAGTTCTTTGAGATAATGAATAATATCGATGCCGATAACGAGCGCGTCAAGGGAAGCGAGTTCCCTTGCCATGTCGACAACGCCAAGGTTCCATCCCCCGTCGCCGGAGATGAAAAGGACCACATGCGAAGGATGCTCGCTCTGCTGATAAAGCGTGACCTTGCCAAAGCGGCTGTAATTAAGAGTTGTCTCAGAGGCAATGCTGCTGCCCGCTGCAAGGAATAAAAATAATAGAACAAATGCAATCGCAGAAGCAGGGTTCAAACACGCCTTTAATTTGTGGCGGGAATTTCTCACTTTGTGATCACTCCTTTCAACCCTCCGGATATAAGCGCCGCAAGGTCCGTCAGGATATGCGGCAGTTTCAACCCGCCCGGGATAGCCATGTATTTCGGCTGCCAGAGGGGACCGAATTTCTCCTTGTATTGACGCAATCCCCGGAAATTATAGAAATGTTCTCCATGGTGAAAAATAAATGCGCCGAGCCTGTTCCACATAGAGGAGAAGGCCCTGTTATCAAGCCCTGACAAAGGCGCCATGCCAAGGTTGAACCACTGATATCCTTCCTGCCTTCCCCATAACATCAGTTTAATGAACAAGTAATCCATTACCCCGTACGGGGCATCGGGAAGGTATCGCATGATATCGACAGAAAGCTCTTCTTTTTTGCTGCCGGTCCATATGTTGGCAAAGGCAACTGTATCCTCTCCTTTTCTCACGACACAGAACGGAAATTTATTCATATATTCCTCATTGAAGAATCCGAGGGAAAACTTTTTCTCCCGCGTGTTCTTCTCCGACAGCCAGGAATCTGAAATGCGCCTGAATGCGGGAATTAAAGGGGGTATCATCTCTACAGGGATTATATCAAAACTGAAACCCTTCATTTCGATATGATGGATAAGATGCCGGAAGCCTTTGCGCGTACCTCCTTCTAATGAAAATTTCTCCAGCGGGACCATGGCCTCCTCCCCGAGTTTTACGATCGTCAGCCCGACGTCGAGGTAGAGGTGGAGATGTTCCCTGTCGATCTCGTAAAAGACGGTCCACATTTCATGACGGTCGGCTGTCTCGCGGAATTGCCAGATGAGCTCGGCCCAATCTTCCTCCGGCCCTATCGGGTCACCCATTGCGACACAGCTTCTTCCTTCAGTCCCGAACATGATAAATGAATTCCCGCTTTTGCTGAACAGAAGTTCTTTATCACCTAACAGCGCCAGGTTGGCATAAGTTTCCGGCGATGTTTTTATAATGGCGGCAGCTTTATCCAGTCCGGCCTGGTCCGTATGAGAAGGTGCAGGAGGAGATGGTTTAAGCAGTTTTCCCGCCGCAAAAAAAATTGTCAGGATTGCTGTCCCCACAGTTGCCCGGAGAAACCTCGACGCATCTCCTGAGAAGGCAAAACGCCACCAGAGCTCTCCTGAGTATTCCACATGTTTGTAGGAAAATATCCCAAGCCACACCGAGCCCAGAAATATTATGGCGATAGCTGTAATCCAGGGAAGTGTGAAGCGCTGGCTGAAGATGGATGCCTTCCTGTAAAAATACCGCCTGCAGGGCAAAAGCGCCGCGAGCATTATCGATAAGGCAAGCGCCTCCTCGTAATCAAACCCTTTAAAAAGGGAAAAGACTATGCCTGTGCCGAGGAGAATGGTCGTGAAGACATATGCCGCGTCAAGCCTCTGCTGAATGCCTCTTGCCAGAAGGAGCAGGCCCATTCCGGCAAGGCTTCCCAGGAAGTGGGATACCTCCATCACCTGAAGCGGAAGAAGATCTTTGAGCGACAATAAACGGTATCTGACAGTGGGCGTGGCCCCGGAGAAGAGTAGAATTATGCCGCTGAGAAAAGTGGTGATGGACAAAAGATTGGGGGTCAGCCCGGTGATCCAGCGCCCGAAGAAGGCCGCGGCGCGCTGGACCCCTTCCCTTTTTTCAAACACCTCACGCGCCCCGAGCATTACAGCCGCTGCGCATAGTGGAATAAGATAGTATATGGCGCGGTACGCAAGAAGGGCGCTGAAAATCCCGGAT
This window of the Nitrospirota bacterium genome carries:
- a CDS encoding DedA family protein — translated: MASKVEVVSALVEHFPYAGLFTLLILGGIGLPFPEDATLILCGFLISQGVVKPVHAVIVVYAGLLLADFFLYSVGKKYGRMIVTHKRFHRILPPERLSKFEEQFNKRGSLVILFGRHFFGLRAQLFITAGVMRMPPLKFLAADAFTSILTMALMIGAGYMGGNSLDVLKKDISRIEHIVIMLAIVLLVGYLFYRFFKQGNNKKVQK
- a CDS encoding virulence factor family protein; its protein translation is MNPASAIAFVLLFLFLAAGSSIASETTLNYSRFGKVTLYQQSEHPSHVVLFISGDGGWNLGVVDMARELASLDALVIGIDIIHYLKELEASSEKCSYPAADFEALSKFVQKKLDFPRYIQPLLIGYSSGATLVYAILVQAPPNTFSGAISLGFCPDLPLTKPMCKGNGLEWKQGPHGKGYSFLPSKNLLQKWIAFQGEIDQVCFVKDTEEYVRQVKNGEIVLLPRVGHGYSVPRNWMPQFRKAFSGLVTKHGTAPEAKEEEVKDLPLIEVRAKEDSRDTMAFIITGDGGWASIDREIGELLADNGVSVVGFNSLQYFWARRTPEIAARDMGRVIRHYLTAWEKDSAVLIGYSLGAGVLPFILSRMSPEIAGRVRMAVLLGPGHAVDFEFHLADWLGGAPSSSSLPVLPEVEKLGERKVKVLCFLGEDEKDSICREMKEGLAKIIQIRGGHHFGGNTQAIAENILQEMK
- the mprF gene encoding bifunctional lysylphosphatidylglycerol flippase/synthetase MprF; the encoded protein is MNKKLLSSLGPLFGLSLFAAALLVIHKELQEYHYHDIVLQFRAIPASQIFIGSALTVLNYLIMTGYDILALRYIGNPLQYKKIAFASFIGYAFSNNIGLSMLAGGSVRYRLYSAWGLSTEDITKVVAFCTLTLWMGLFMLGGIVFFLEPMSVPESVHLPFASVRLIGLFFLFLVAVYMLWGLLKKSPITIFGWEFPLPALRISLMQITIAFLDWALAGSVLYALLPSGADISLMKFTGIFLLAQTAGLVSQVPGGLGVFETVVIVLLSKDMPASGIFSALLAYRAIYYLIPLCAAAVMLGAREVFEKREGVQRAAAFFGRWITGLTPNLLSITTFLSGIILLFSGATPTVRYRLLSLKDLLPLQVMEVSHFLGSLAGMGLLLLARGIQQRLDAAYVFTTILLGTGIVFSLFKGFDYEEALALSIMLAALLPCRRYFYRKASIFSQRFTLPWITAIAIIFLGSVWLGIFSYKHVEYSGELWWRFAFSGDASRFLRATVGTAILTIFFAAGKLLKPSPPAPSHTDQAGLDKAAAIIKTSPETYANLALLGDKELLFSKSGNSFIMFGTEGRSCVAMGDPIGPEEDWAELIWQFRETADRHEMWTVFYEIDREHLHLYLDVGLTIVKLGEEAMVPLEKFSLEGGTRKGFRHLIHHIEMKGFSFDIIPVEMIPPLIPAFRRISDSWLSEKNTREKKFSLGFFNEEYMNKFPFCVVRKGEDTVAFANIWTGSKKEELSVDIMRYLPDAPYGVMDYLFIKLMLWGRQEGYQWFNLGMAPLSGLDNRAFSSMWNRLGAFIFHHGEHFYNFRGLRQYKEKFGPLWQPKYMAIPGGLKLPHILTDLAALISGGLKGVITK